Genomic window (Pectinophora gossypiella chromosome 5, ilPecGoss1.1, whole genome shotgun sequence):
TTTAgtgatttattaaatttaattcacaaatagtcaaatcatttacaattacaaaacaatttacaaaaaatgCAATTTTTGTCTGTATGATTTCAGGGACGCTGTCAACAAATCCAATGTGCTGGTCTCCGCACACTGTGCCATCGTCCTCCAAACCATAAACAACTGCTGTTGATCAAACACTTCTAATCGGAAAACTTTCAAATTAGGAATTATCTTTCTTTCCTTCTTATTTTTCCTAATTATTCTCAAGATGTAGGTACACTAATgttgttaaaaataaagtgattgtatattaattaaattgtttttatttacaaattaattacaTGACATAAActgtctaatataatatttataatacacCCTTGGTTGAGAGGgagtaaaaaggccacatgtttgtttcagtcgaattagtttctactgtaatggctgaatgtaaaactgtaacaataaaataaataaatattgcaagacatttgcgcatataaaagtaagcacgCAATGTCGACAAATATCAAAacgcaatattcctttttttagatgtatcgcttcaatgtggcctttaaaACCCCCCAGGTCTCTCCTCAGGGAAAAAACTCTTCTCCTAGAAGGGAAAAAGAGTAcactcaatattctttattggcATATACGATGATTGTGTACAAGTAGGTGCAGGTAAGTTGCAGTACTCCATCTTGCTTGATGTACATTACTCCTTATTTCAAAAGTCCATAGCGCCTTCTAGAAAGCATAAGCTGTCTACCCTGTTGATTGCAAGGTCCAGTTCTTTCTTGTTGATAGTCTTCTTATTCTTAGGCAGATACGAGTAGGTTTCATTTGCCAATGTCTCTAAAAACATCTCCTGaaacaatattaaatacattcatattatttttaattttcttcaaattaattttgtggttgggctcatgatccgggacatatcacaaaaatcactttgtgatccctagtttggttaggacattacaggctgatcacctgattgtccgaaagtaagatgccgttggttccggttactatttactgatgtaactatgtagttgttacatgagtcgtgtcagctcaataataaccctgtcaccagggttgatgaggctggtattccacctcacaatccacatgataagaagaagaatttcaCTACAATTACTGTTGAAAGTTGCCAATGAATCTCAGAGAACAAACCACCTGCTATTCTAGCCCATATTTTCTACTTTAGTGTATGTATAAGTGTCTCCCAAGCtgccaaataaaaataagttgtgTTGTTAAATATCTAGAACCCATTGTAGACAGACTGGCATAAAAACACACAACAAAAGAAGTCATAGAGAATTATTATTCATGATGCAAGTATAGGACATGTAGAAATAACCCTAAAACTATGAATTCctctttaaattattattaattaacataaacaaaaaaataaatagtctaTATAGGCCTCCTCactagagggggtatggagcataagtATGgagttgttattattatataaaaaatacaaagtatTGTTATGATATCATAAATAAGTCACTGCACATTTTCATATACACATTTCTTACAAGCAATCACCTTTGTTGCAgcgaaacaataaataatattctttaAAGTTCACGGTTACTTCCAAACAATTCCTGCTACAACTACAAACATTCCAAACAAGGTATTGTTATATTGTTGATCAACATAACCTCATCGCTTTCAAGAATAACCATTTACGAATGAAGGAAATACTCACAGTAGCTTTAGTAACCAAGAAGACGGCATCCTGTTGCACTATATTCACGTCAGGGTccattttcattatattttttatccgtCCCATTGCTAGTTTGGGAGCATGACTGTTTTTAACAACTTCACTTTTCTGAACTTTATTTTGGTTTTGCGTAATCCTATCCACAAGAAGCTGGTCTTCAGTGCTTATTGTAATCAATTCAGGACCCAAATCTACATCTGCGTGGAGTTCTGAATGAGTATCTGTCTCGTATACCATTATTTCGCTGTTCGGGTTGTCCGTGTCGGCATAAGGTTCCGTATCCTCAACAATATCGGAGATATCGATATTAGTGTAGTTTTCTTCTTCAGTCATGTTTGATCTAGATAcgtttttcaattatttacaaGGAAAAGCAAAACAATTTCACAGTGAAGTGAATTCACGAGCTCGCGCGCGATTTCGTTCAGGAACACCTGCCAAGATGTCAAAGTGACAGATAAGTTTGACAGATAAGTTGCTTGTTAGTCTGGAACGGCAAATGCTTTATGATAGCCAGCCTTGTTTGACATCAAGTATTTTTTTGGGCTGaaaagtatttgttttgttttttccaaAATGCCAGTTAGACAACACCAAGAAAAACTAAATTCGTTTTCTCTCGCAATATAGCCAAGGCAGAGTCTAAACATACGTACACGCCCTTATCCATAAATTAGCGCCCataatactaattattataagtaattagtaatgtaattagttattattagtaattattgtaattattcgCGCAGAGCCATAAAGAAATCAGAAGACGACTTGCAgttacttttgatacgaagtcctaggTGATGTTGCATGATCAGTGACGTGCCGtacccgagaatgttcccactttgaaaacttatgtaaaaagagctttattacttaacttTTCGGCACATAAGACCAGAGTTCAAGAAACAACAATTTGTTAAGGAAAAGCAGCCAGTggccttactattaaagagtttttaaagcgaaaacattcccactttggaaacattccggGGAACGGCACATAATATGCATGATTATCATGAACCTTGTAGTGGTGAAACCGTAGAATCAAAGTTCAATAACGCTAACCCGCAATGAAGAAGCATGgtaaagtatgctccatactctttATTGATGATTTTTGTATTGGTGCCAGGTACTATAAATGAAAAACGTattttaattgttataaaatatttaattatcagTTCGTGTTGagtatcaaacaacaattattacgAATTCTCATCTCATTATATACAGTAACGAAGTAACTAAATATATAACTAATAttacaattacttacttaaaataactGTACACATACATTCGGGACATTCGCGAAATACAGAAGGTTTTAAATATAACAGCAACAGTTGTGAAATAATActataaagtaggtaggtaattaaattacataattataaaactacGAGGTCGTAGAAGtttttttctgttatgtacctacctatctcaTAAAACATATCCATGCATAATTTAGTTTACAagatggtacctacctaatacaaaaaaaaattataataaatgaacTGTCAAAATCTataatggaaaaaataaatatgcccggttaaaaaagtttaaaaagtagGGAACAATTTCATGTGATATTCTAGGCAATGAGGCAcattccaggttacgttccccaaaaacaatatagatggcgctgtacagattttccttcctttaccttctaatttcatggataacagacataatatgcatcttttatctttgtttttcggTATAAATGTCGGACTTTTTTACTACATCCAGACACGAAATCTGGTTTTGCGTAATCCTATCCACAAGAAGCTGGTCTTCAGTGCTTATTGTAATCAATTCAGGACCCAAATCTACATCTGCGTGGAGTTCTGAATGAGTATCTGATCAGaccatcgcccataacaattcgTGTAATCTTACATTTTCCActagttattattctgatcaaaataatcaGAAACAATATAGTTctaatacataatgtgatctaaatatcaagcaataattatttttttctactcctctactttaatctggcattttatttattttattatttaaataaccaaaaagtctaatataagtacatacataattaaactctttgaaaaagtgtacgctctatggcctataaaagcattgtttacaaagtgtaactgtactataatgtcgccaaaaaagcattgttgttgtttttttttttttgacctggaaactggcaactttactttgtttggtgccatagatatactataaaaaaaaagtatacatttgccgccattttcccgcgcgttggaaaataaattggaaaatttttgtgtttcgtttaaaattacgtcgtcgtagaaaaagtattgtatgcaacgttgtataactaggtcaaaaaatgctcgtggcgtctcttattgcgatgttcgccaaggctcacatcgcaactcacgccactcgcattttttgacccttcttatacaactgttgcataaaatactattatacttgcttctgccattacgttgtatttttgaataattatgtacccgagtaatgagaaaataggtaattatcacgttaaatctaggCAGCGCCATATAGGTAAACTATTTTTCCCTCCCTCATTGCATTTCAAAGTCGATTAAATCGTCTACTTAGGAAGCCATTTAATTTTCATACATATTAAGTATAATTGTTACAACACGAAATAACAtcagatgtgattttttaaacatttatagGTACCAATTTCATCGGCCAAATTCGTGGTTTGTTTTGACATACCTATTATGAAAGTACATTATATTCAATTCATAACACATtcaacttttaaaaatattatctaaaGATATTAGGGTAAGATAGTCTATTAATTTCTTCGTTGGCATATAAGGCACTTCACTTTTGGTCAAAATAATTAAGACGAgatattacttataatttgaTTGAATCGCGTTCTTATTTATGACTCTCGACACGTCCCTTCCCGGGTAaactaattaatataataatacattttgttctttttgtaagaatttgaaatttgttgatatattttatacaatatcAATTGCCTACTCTGGGCAGAGCTGCAAGCAAACAAAGCAACTTGCAGCttctgttgatacgaagtcctaagatgaatatgatgaaccttacggtgaGAAGGGATCAGACCATCACCCATTACAATTGTCCATcgtgatatatattttatataatatttaggtaagtacctacctagatagGAAgataacattggtgctaatgactgcagacgccatctaattttgacagcacgtcaaacggattgcataccagttgcctattttattcgcacgggttattcattcattttattatccgtcccttttctaaaattaggaggtgtctgcaggaattggggccattgtCTTTAAATATCATGATTGTCGTAGGCTACAGTAGACTAATAGATAGATGTCCTCCTGTACATGAGTTTAAAGAACATTACTTACATCTTTAATTTATTCCAATATTTACACCGGTACAGTGGGGTATGTAAAGTTACCTAAACGCTGCGCATGTTTATCGGGGTTTTGACCAATAACCGTTCGGCATTTATCTACCGACACAGCAATCGCTAcgcctattggtcgaagcccagGATATATCGCGCTGCCTACGATAACGCGAACTCTGCAGACCCCGCAGGATAACTCATGAAATTCATAGTCCGTTTTCCTTAATATCTAGCTAATACACAGAAGTTTTTTCCAGAAAGGTTTTTTACTCTTTATGACGGGAAGGCCGGCTAGGATGGCCGCGTCGAAGGCGTCTTTCAGCTGTTTCCTGGTCTTGGATGAGGTCTCTACGTAGACCGCGTTGATTTTGGCTGCCAAAGCCTTCGCTTCGTTCTCTGTTACTGGGTGCTCGCCGCGATTCTGGAAAAGAGAAACAGGCAGGTTTTAAACTCCAACttaggtaattaataaaaaaatacaaaagaacaCACCTaatacacttcttcttctatcgtgtgggttgtgagatggagtaccaaccttagggttactattgagctgccaaaggtccctgacatggctcacgtaacgacagAAAAAGAATAcacccgatagaagaagaataataaccctgacaccaggattgatgaggttggtaattaacctcacaacccacacgatagaagaagaagaatacactAAGTAACAATGTATTGGtatgtaacggcctctgtggtccaatggttgagcgtttggctcacgatccggaggtcccggcttcgaatcccggtggggacaaatcacaaatcattaaaaattaggacattacaggctaatcacctgattgtccgaaagtaagatgataataacttactgatgtaagttagttgtcactgataccagggttgatggggttggtatccacctcacaaaccacacgatagaaaacaATGTATTATGCAGCACCCGCATCGCATGACATGGCATTGCATTGTAGACATTTGCGGGAGCCACAGTAAAATGTTACAGTTATGAATAAATatgaacataaatattttattgtttaatagCAACACCTTGTGGTCCGTCCTAGTTGATAACttgtaactttatattttacaaCATTATATTCACTTTAATAGTACTACTTAGTGGTATCACTTGATTCTCCGAATCAGTAACATGATTCTGTTCTTCgtatggcacgttaagccgtttctCCCGATTAcagcttactgatgtaagtaagtagtcgttacatgagccatgtcaggggccttgggcggctcaataataatcctgataccAGTGTTGACCAGGTTGGTTATTCAGCAGCAGCAGTTGGTTGGGTCAGCAGTGATGACCTTctactctcgtgtgggttgtgaagtggattaccaacctcatggaccccggtgtcagggttacttttgagccgccaaaggcctctgacatgactcatgtaacgactacttacttacgtcagcaagtagtaaccgggaccaacggcttaacgtgccttccaaagcacggttcatattactttcggacaaatcaggtgatccgcctgtaatgttctaaccaaactagggatcacaaagtaatttttgtgatatttccccaccggggttcgaacccgagacctccggatcgtgagccgtgGATTCCGGACCACGGATGACCTTATAGCTCTCCAGAACGACTTTGGCAGGGTGTATGAATGGAGTATTGTATATatccacttcacaactcacacCGTAGAAGAAGACCTATAGGATACGAACTTACTCTTAAAGTCTGCAAGACTCTGGGATCCGTCGCCAAGTCGCTCTGCGTGCCGACGAGCACGAGAGGGGCGTTGACCCCGGCGACGGCGCGCGTCCAGCGCTCGGCGACGGAGCGGAAGGTTTCTGGGCGCACCACGGAGAAACAGAGCATGAGAACGTCCGTGCCCGGGTAGCAGAGAGCCCGCAGCTCTGACATCGAGTCCTGGAATAGAAGAAACGTGCGACCGTTTTATTTACAGATAGACACAAGGTCCATAGAATGTAAAAAatagaattatcaaaatcggttcatgtacgacgaagttatgcccgaacaaacatgaaaaaaaaatatacggtcgaattgagaacctcctccttttttgaagtcggtaaaaatcatTGTCATTCTCTGTTAAGACGCCATACtcttttccatttttaaaattttaaatggttctgtttttgtaatgtaGTGTGTTGTAGTGTTATTCATATTCTGTGGCTCCTGAGTTGTTTAAtatttgtgtgtactatttatataagtaggtatgtactatATAGGTATGTAGGTTAGGTAtcttgtatgtatgttatacatatacgtatatttatttgcatttctGAGTTTGTACCACCTTCCTACTGGTCAATCTTTGGACTGCAGGATAGGATTCATCAAGATATGAAACAGTGAACTTAGTCTACTCTAATTGGAATTACAGGCTGGTATGTTAATTACCCTTGCACTCAGACAGATAGACATTGGGCGCAGCGACCGTTTAGGCCCAACATGAGCATAATGGCGGCATAACGGTTAGTGATGATGGATGGTTTTGTTTGTAGTAGTAGTATAGTAGTCCTGTTCGTAGagcgcttgtctctcactgtcGGGTCACAGGttcaatttttgaatttatttaggtcatatttggatcataataaCTACCACGCGCTCAACGTTGGAGGAAAACATTTTGAGGAGACCCATATTCCCGAGTGAGGGAGAGAGGTAAGTGACTTAACctgtgggctggttttcccttcgcgggttagaaggtgacctgtcaaatcttcaggttaggtaagcggaccctgtaaatcgggataacgctagggagatgaacaAGCTACAAAAGGAGAAACTGCTCATGATCACGAATAGGTGTTGCAGATATCAATCAATAAAGGAGTTGTTCACTCAGGCTACTATAATTACTAGGTAAGGTACCTGTACATCAGTAACCGTAGCATGCAGTCCGCC
Coding sequences:
- the LOC126367112 gene encoding DNA polymerase epsilon subunit 4, whose translation is MTEEENYTNIDISDIVEDTEPYADTDNPNSEIMVYETDTHSELHADVDLGPELITISTEDQLLVDRITQNQNKVQKSEVVKNSHAPKLAMGRIKNIMKMDPDVNIVQQDAVFLVTKATEMFLETLANETYSYLPKNKKTINKKELDLAINRVDSLCFLEGAMDF